In Rhizophagus irregularis chromosome 19, complete sequence, the following are encoded in one genomic region:
- a CDS encoding 26S protease regulatory subunit 7 has protein sequence MPPKENWEKYDKNIEEKEEEKIVALDEGDIALLKTYGQGPYAKELKKTDSDIKDIQKRINEKIGVKESDTGLAPPNLWDIPADKQRMQEEQPLQVARCTKIIQADGEDAKYIINVKQIAKFVVALGERVSPTDIEEGMRVGVDRNKYQIQIPLPPKIDPSVTMMQVEEKPDVTYSDIGGCKEQIEKLREVVELPLLQPERFVNLGIDPPKGVLLYGPPGTGKTLCARAVANRTDATFIRVIGSELVQKYVGEGARMVRELFEMARTKKACIIFFDEIDAIGGARYDDGAGGDNEVQRTMLELINQLDGFDPRGNIKVLMATNRPDTLDPALLRPGRLDRKVEFSLPDLEGRSHILKIHAKSMSVERDIRYELIARLCPNSTGAELRSVCTEAGMFAIRSRRKVATEKDFLEAVNKVIKSYAKFSSTPRYMTYN, from the exons ATGCCGCCAAAAGAAAATTGggaaaaat acgataaaaatattgaagaaaaagaGGAAGAAAAGATTGTTG CACTCGATGAAGGAGACATTGCACTTTTGAAAACTTAT GGTCAAGGTCCTTACGCAAAGGAACTGAAAAAAACTGACAGCGATATTAAGGATATTCAAAAAcgaataaatgaaaaaatag gtGTCAAGGAATCAGATACTGGTCTTGCCCCACCAAATCTTTGGGATATCCCCGCTGACAAACAAAGAATGCAAGAAGAACAACCCTTACAG GTTGCCCGTTGTACTAAAATCATTCAAGCTGACGGTGAGGAtgccaaatatattattaatgtaaaacAAATAGCAAAGTTTGTTGTTGCGTTAGGTGAACGTGTATCACCGACGGATATAGAAGAAGGAATGCGTGTTGG TGTGGATCGAAATAAGTATCAGATTCAAATTCCATTACCACCAAAGATTGACCCTTCTGTGACAATGATGCAAGTAGAGGAAAAACCTGATGTCACGTATAGTGATATTGGAGGTTGTAAAGAGCAAATTGAGAAATTAAGAGAAGTCGTTGAGCTGCCTTTACTTCAG CCTGAAAGATTTGTAAATTTGGGTATTGACCCACCTAAAGGAGTTTTACTATATGGTCCTCCGGGCACTGGCAAAACTTTATGTGCTCGTGCAGTTGCAAATCGAACAGATGCGACATTTATTCGTGTTATTGGCTCCGAACTTGTGCAAAA aTATGTTGGTGAAGGAGCACGTATGGTTCGTGAATTGTTTGAAATGGCACGAACTAAAAAAGcctgtattatattttttgatgaaattgatgCAATTGGAG GTGCACGTTATGATGATGGTGCTGGAGGTGACAATGAGGTTCAAAGAACTATGCTGGAGTTGATCAATCAGTTAGATGGTTTTGATCCACGGGGAAACATTAAGGTTCTAATGGCAACGAATCG TCCTGATACTTTGGACCCAGCTTTGTTGCGTCCTGGTCGTTTGGATCGAAAAGTGGAATTTTCATTACCAGATTTAGAg GGTCGTtcacatattttaaaaatccatGCTAAAAG catGTCGGTTGAGCGTGATATCCGGTATGAGCTGATAGCACGACTTTGCCCAAACAGTACtg GTGCCGAATTACGTAGTGTGTGTACAGAAGCTGGAATGTTTGCAATTAGATCTAGAAGAAAG GTTGCGACAGAAAAAGACTTCCTAGAAGCtgttaataaagttataaag TCGTATGCAAAATTCTCGTCTACTCCGAG atataTGACTTACAATTAA